The Methanosphaera stadtmanae DSM 3091 genome includes a window with the following:
- a CDS encoding beta-class carbonic anhydrase, whose product MVTCMDERIDPVQFAGLRNNAHVIRNAGGRVTDDVIRSLIISHKLLGTQEWYVIQHTDCGGMTFTNNEITELLSESLESAEYGENGWYNPSKEGGSAEGQYINFYPIDNIEKTVTDDVTRLKNHPLVPSNIPIYGYIYDVESGELIKVDKACSIGTSCE is encoded by the coding sequence ATAGTAACATGTATGGATGAAAGAATTGATCCTGTACAATTTGCTGGACTTAGAAATAATGCACATGTAATACGTAATGCTGGTGGAAGAGTAACTGATGATGTTATTAGATCACTTATAATTTCACATAAATTACTTGGAACACAGGAATGGTATGTAATACAACATACAGATTGTGGAGGAATGACATTTACAAATAATGAAATCACAGAACTTCTATCAGAAAGTCTTGAATCTGCAGAATACGGAGAAAATGGGTGGTATAATCCAAGTAAAGAAGGAGGATCTGCAGAGGGACAATATATTAATTTTTATCCAATAGATAATATTGAAAAAACAGTAACTGATGATGTTACACGTCTTAAAAATCATCCATTGGTACCATCTAATATTCCAATATATGGATACATATATGATGTTGAAAGTGGGGAATTAATAAAAGTTGACAAGGCCTGTTCCATAGGTACCTCTTGTGAATAG
- a CDS encoding ribonuclease P protein component 4, with protein sequence MQILFEQAEKEFSKHPERSDRYVKLTRNISTKYNIPLPNYWRGRFCKNCNKFLKPGSNLRVRLSNNTISRKCLECGDLKKVPYTKKN encoded by the coding sequence ATGCAGATACTGTTTGAACAAGCAGAGAAGGAATTTTCAAAACACCCAGAACGATCTGATCGATATGTTAAGTTAACTCGTAATATCTCTACTAAATATAATATACCATTACCTAATTATTGGCGAGGAAGGTTTTGTAAAAATTGTAATAAATTCCTTAAACCAGGGTCTAACTTAAGAGTAAGACTTTCTAACAACACTATTTCTAGAAAATGTCTAGAATGTGGTGATTTAAAGAAGGTTCCTTACACTAAAAAAAACTAG
- a CDS encoding YhbY family RNA-binding protein — translation MINLSKVQSRKEIMRNSLNAIEINIGKNGINDNVIEEIKRQLKAGEIVKVRFSRNIASNKDEFLETIVTKTKSKLIDVRGNVAVLYKRK, via the coding sequence ATGATTAATTTGAGCAAAGTCCAGAGTAGAAAAGAGATAATGAGAAATTCTTTAAATGCTATTGAAATTAATATTGGTAAAAATGGTATTAATGACAATGTAATTGAAGAAATAAAACGTCAATTAAAAGCTGGAGAAATTGTTAAAGTAAGATTTTCTAGAAATATTGCTTCTAATAAGGACGAATTCCTAGAAACTATTGTTACTAAAACAAAATCTAAGTTAATTGATGTTCGTGGTAATGTAGCTGTATTATATAAGAGAAAGTAA
- a CDS encoding 30S ribosomal protein S19e: MTTAFDVPAESLISAVSKELKENDKINTPTWAMFVKTGVHKERRPENPDWWYVRTAALLRRVYVDGPVGISRLQTKYGGNKDRGTSPEKFKRGSGSIIRHALQQLEAAGYVQQSEEGRTVTPAGQSYLDNKAAEIIKDIPELSKY; the protein is encoded by the coding sequence ATGACAACAGCATTTGATGTACCTGCTGAAAGTTTAATTAGCGCAGTAAGTAAAGAATTAAAAGAAAATGATAAAATAAACACACCAACATGGGCAATGTTTGTTAAAACAGGAGTTCATAAAGAACGCAGACCTGAAAACCCTGATTGGTGGTATGTAAGAACAGCAGCTCTTTTAAGAAGAGTATATGTAGATGGTCCAGTTGGAATTAGTAGATTACAAACTAAATATGGTGGCAACAAAGATAGAGGAACTAGTCCTGAAAAATTCAAAAGAGGTAGTGGATCTATTATCAGACATGCATTACAACAATTAGAAGCTGCTGGATATGTTCAACAATCTGAAGAAGGAAGAACTGTAACACCTGCAGGACAATCCTACTTAGATAATAAAGCAGCAGAAATAATTAAAGATATTCCAGAATTATCAAAATACTAA
- a CDS encoding DNA-binding protein: MSDLDEIRRRRMEQLKQQQLAAQQQQGASLEQMQQEEQARQQFENQKKNALRQILTPEARQRLANLRLTKAELVNAIEMQLIQMAQAKRLQIPVTDATLKQILRETTSNKREIHITRK; this comes from the coding sequence ATGAGTGATCTTGACGAAATTAGACGTAGAAGAATGGAACAATTAAAACAACAGCAACTTGCAGCACAACAGCAACAAGGAGCTAGTTTAGAACAGATGCAACAAGAAGAACAGGCAAGGCAACAATTTGAAAATCAGAAAAAGAATGCTTTAAGGCAAATATTAACACCTGAGGCACGTCAGAGACTCGCAAACTTAAGATTAACTAAAGCAGAACTTGTAAATGCTATTGAAATGCAATTAATTCAAATGGCACAAGCTAAACGTTTACAAATTCCTGTTACCGATGCAACACTCAAACAAATCTTAAGAGAAACAACTAGTAATAAACGTGAAATTCATATCACACGAAAGTAG
- a CDS encoding DUF7411 family protein, producing MKAAVLYSGGKDSSLMAVILDRLGYDVELITINFGIFNSSIPAQESAKSLGFKHKVLNLDKTILTDAVDMIIRDNFPNNGINHIHHMVLEHLADEYQVIADGTRREDRIPKLKFSEIQSLEDRKGIQYLNLTGIGYKTINDTSDRLFTLQKSESNIHNSSDYEMEIRVLLKEKGYDTNEIFPQHIQSRVIGWKENE from the coding sequence ATGAAAGCAGCTGTATTATATAGTGGTGGTAAAGATAGTTCATTAATGGCTGTTATATTAGACAGACTTGGATATGATGTAGAATTAATTACAATTAATTTTGGTATTTTTAATTCAAGTATTCCTGCACAAGAATCTGCTAAGAGTTTAGGTTTTAAACATAAAGTTTTAAATCTTGATAAAACAATTCTAACAGATGCAGTGGATATGATTATTAGAGATAATTTTCCAAATAATGGTATTAATCATATACACCATATGGTTCTTGAACATTTAGCTGATGAATATCAGGTAATTGCTGATGGAACAAGAAGAGAGGATAGAATTCCTAAACTTAAATTTTCTGAAATTCAAAGTTTAGAGGATCGTAAAGGTATTCAATATCTTAATTTAACAGGTATTGGATATAAAACCATAAATGATACTAGTGATAGATTATTTACTCTTCAAAAATCAGAAAGTAACATACATAATAGTTCTGATTATGAAATGGAAATTCGAGTCTTACTTAAAGAGAAGGGATATGACACTAATGAAATTTTTCCACAACATATTCAATCAAGAGTTATAGGATGGAAGGAAAATGAGTAG
- a CDS encoding 50S ribosomal protein L39e — protein MSRNKDLPKKLRLAKKTKQNRRVPIFAMMKTNRKLRTHPQARQWSRSKIKV, from the coding sequence ATGAGTAGAAATAAAGATTTACCTAAAAAATTAAGATTAGCTAAAAAAACTAAACAAAACAGAAGAGTTCCTATCTTTGCTATGATGAAAACAAATAGAAAATTAAGAACTCATCCACAAGCTAGACAATGGAGTAGAAGTAAAATAAAAGTATAG
- a CDS encoding 50S ribosomal protein L31e, which translates to MERIYTIPLRDVKRVPRTKRSPKAMKYIREFIQKHMKAEDVIIDQAINEKVWERGREKIPSKIKVKAVEDDKTVTVTLVDE; encoded by the coding sequence ATGGAAAGAATTTACACAATTCCTCTAAGGGATGTTAAAAGAGTACCTAGAACAAAAAGGTCACCAAAAGCAATGAAATACATTAGAGAATTCATTCAAAAACACATGAAAGCAGAAGACGTTATCATTGATCAAGCTATTAACGAAAAAGTATGGGAAAGAGGACGAGAAAAAATCCCATCAAAAATTAAAGTTAAAGCTGTTGAAGATGATAAAACAGTAACAGTAACATTAGTAGATGAATAA
- a CDS encoding translation initiation factor IF-6 translates to MIQKFDIDGNPNLGVSILAKDNVAIVSPGLQDSYLKSIKETLNVPIIKTPICGSNLAGALMAGNSNGLLISPYVFSHELDVLREHDINVEIMPDKLTAIGNIIVANDNGALVNPSLSDEAKRIIKNTLEVEVVETSIAGLDIVGSLVAATNRGALVHPDASEEELDLVEDVLGVPAEIGTVNRGVKLVGACIIANSNGVIVGNKTTGPELARIDQVFNLFEGSL, encoded by the coding sequence ATGATACAAAAATTTGATATTGATGGAAATCCTAATTTAGGTGTTTCTATTTTGGCAAAGGATAATGTTGCTATAGTTTCACCAGGACTCCAAGATTCATACTTAAAAAGTATTAAGGAAACATTAAATGTACCAATAATTAAAACACCAATCTGTGGTAGTAATCTAGCAGGAGCATTAATGGCTGGAAATTCTAACGGTCTACTTATATCACCATATGTCTTTTCACATGAATTAGATGTATTACGTGAACATGATATTAATGTTGAAATTATGCCTGATAAATTAACTGCAATAGGTAATATTATTGTAGCTAATGATAATGGAGCACTAGTAAATCCAAGTTTATCTGATGAAGCTAAAAGAATTATTAAAAATACTCTTGAAGTAGAAGTTGTTGAAACTTCTATAGCTGGTTTAGATATTGTGGGTTCATTAGTTGCAGCTACCAATAGAGGCGCATTAGTACATCCAGATGCATCAGAAGAGGAATTAGATTTAGTTGAAGATGTATTAGGTGTACCTGCAGAAATCGGTACAGTTAACCGTGGAGTTAAACTCGTAGGAGCATGTATCATTGCAAATTCTAATGGAGTCATTGTAGGAAATAAAACTACAGGACCCGAACTAGCAAGGATTGATCAAGTATTTAATTTATTTGAGGGATCATTATGA
- the rpl18a gene encoding 50S ribosomal protein L18Ae, protein MKTKIYRVKGKLLDIDKTKPFTRELKGTKEADVEEKLYSEFGSKHRLNRNQIIFDEISEITADEVTDPVVQNLI, encoded by the coding sequence ATGAAAACAAAAATATATAGAGTAAAAGGAAAATTATTAGATATAGATAAAACTAAACCATTTACACGTGAATTAAAAGGGACCAAAGAAGCAGATGTAGAAGAAAAATTATATTCTGAATTTGGTAGTAAACACAGATTAAACAGAAATCAAATAATCTTTGATGAAATTTCTGAAATAACAGCAGATGAAGTAACTGACCCTGTTGTACAAAATTTAATTTAA
- the pfdA gene encoding prefoldin subunit alpha, protein MEDRQKLEQMVTEINQLQQQGETITQQIEQLNQSLADITTAQEAVKGIKNATGKQTLVPIGAGCFIETELKSEDIIVGVGSDVAIKRSREETEKTLQTDKEEVQKLIGSLTEQLQKINEYIAQKRPEAERLMKETGVQ, encoded by the coding sequence ATGGAAGATAGACAAAAATTAGAACAAATGGTCACTGAAATTAACCAATTACAACAACAAGGTGAAACAATAACCCAACAAATTGAACAGTTAAATCAGTCACTTGCTGATATTACAACTGCTCAAGAAGCTGTTAAGGGTATTAAAAATGCTACAGGTAAACAAACTTTAGTTCCTATAGGAGCTGGATGTTTTATTGAAACAGAACTTAAATCTGAAGATATCATAGTAGGAGTAGGTTCTGATGTTGCAATAAAAAGATCACGTGAAGAAACTGAAAAAACTCTTCAAACTGATAAAGAAGAAGTACAAAAATTAATCGGTTCATTAACTGAACAATTACAAAAAATTAATGAATATATTGCACAAAAAAGACCTGAAGCAGAAAGATTAATGAAAGAAACAGGAGTACAATAG
- the ftsY gene encoding signal recognition particle-docking protein FtsY has translation MFDFIRKRINKTIKDASDAIPEEEMETNETDTEIEEKNDVSTGEKEITTDTEVSDDNSKNMEESEEDDKESDDDKEENKGMFSFFRRNNDSDNDDESKSSDEKPSEDIVGDNQVNKGEIVESGDADKSKDNDKEENKGMFSFFRRNNDSDNDDESKSSDEKSSDNINDNNQVDKENVESIEMDEKSEEESESVEKSKETLDTEDVLVENPPDNIENNEDKKEDKGRFGFFSRNKNKEASSNQKDEKEEDKSDDDSGRFSFITKKTIKEEDIEDILEELEFSLIEGDVAFDVAERIVESVKEDLIGKKIKRRGDMELFTTNALKKAITEIIDNGYYDLLGDIEKSKEKGEPYKIMFVGINGTGKTTTIAKIATYLEKHGYSSVFGASDTFRAGAIEQLEHHANNLNLKIIKHERNSDPAAVAFDAVEHAKASGKDVVLIDTSGRMQTNANLMDEMKKIKRVSQPDIVIYVGDALMGNDATEQASKFNEVIDIDGIILTKADADAKGGAAISIGHVIHKPILFIGTGQSYDDLMEFEPEWMINQIFNEEAEA, from the coding sequence TTGTTTGATTTTATAAGAAAACGAATAAATAAGACTATTAAAGATGCATCAGATGCTATACCAGAAGAAGAAATGGAAACTAATGAAACAGATACTGAAATTGAAGAAAAAAATGATGTATCTACTGGAGAAAAAGAAATTACTACGGATACAGAAGTATCTGATGATAATTCAAAGAATATGGAAGAATCTGAAGAAGATGATAAAGAATCAGACGATGATAAAGAAGAAAATAAGGGAATGTTTAGCTTTTTTAGAAGAAATAATGATTCTGACAATGATGATGAGTCTAAATCATCTGATGAAAAACCATCTGAGGATATAGTTGGTGATAATCAAGTTAATAAAGGGGAAATTGTCGAATCAGGTGATGCTGATAAATCAAAAGATAATGATAAAGAAGAAAATAAGGGAATGTTTAGTTTCTTTAGAAGAAATAATGATTCTGACAATGATGATGAGTCTAAATCATCTGATGAAAAATCTTCTGATAATATAAATGATAATAATCAAGTTGATAAAGAGAATGTTGAATCTATAGAAATGGACGAAAAATCTGAAGAAGAATCTGAATCTGTAGAAAAATCCAAAGAAACTTTAGATACAGAAGACGTTTTAGTAGAAAATCCACCAGATAATATTGAAAATAATGAAGATAAAAAAGAAGATAAAGGTCGTTTTGGATTTTTCAGTAGAAATAAAAATAAAGAAGCATCTAGCAATCAAAAAGATGAAAAAGAAGAAGATAAGTCTGATGATGATTCTGGAAGATTCTCATTCATCACTAAAAAAACAATAAAAGAAGAAGATATTGAAGATATTCTTGAAGAGTTAGAATTTTCATTAATTGAGGGTGATGTTGCATTTGATGTTGCAGAAAGAATAGTTGAATCTGTAAAAGAAGATTTAATTGGTAAAAAAATTAAACGTCGAGGAGATATGGAACTATTCACAACTAATGCTCTTAAAAAAGCAATTACAGAAATTATTGACAATGGATATTATGATTTATTAGGTGATATTGAAAAATCAAAAGAAAAAGGTGAACCATATAAAATAATGTTTGTTGGTATTAATGGTACTGGTAAAACAACAACAATTGCAAAAATTGCAACATATCTTGAAAAACATGGATATTCATCAGTATTTGGTGCATCAGATACATTCAGAGCAGGAGCTATTGAACAATTAGAACATCATGCAAATAACTTAAATCTAAAAATTATTAAACATGAACGTAATTCTGATCCTGCAGCTGTAGCATTCGATGCTGTAGAACATGCAAAAGCTTCGGGTAAAGATGTTGTACTTATAGATACTTCTGGACGTATGCAAACAAATGCTAATTTAATGGATGAAATGAAAAAAATCAAACGTGTATCACAACCTGACATAGTAATCTATGTGGGTGATGCTCTAATGGGTAATGATGCTACAGAACAAGCATCTAAATTTAATGAAGTTATTGATATTGATGGTATTATTTTAACAAAAGCAGATGCTGATGCAAAAGGTGGTGCAGCAATATCAATTGGTCATGTAATTCATAAACCAATATTATTTATTGGTACAGGTCAATCATATGATGATCTTATGGAATTTGAACCTGAATGGATGATAAATCAAATATTTAATGAGGAAGCAGAAGCTTAA
- a CDS encoding class I SAM-dependent methyltransferase, producing MADLKQHFNEVAENYDATIEKNLVNYNQMIEALINAIPDNESPRILDLGCGTGNITKKVLERFPNGKVTCFDLSEKMIEIAKEKLSDYDNIEYVIGDFTIIDIIDKYDAIISSLALHHIPNNQAKKDMYQHIYDSLYEGGVFYNADVIKANSDYNIILNERMTSKYMKENGCTDEDIETFKKNRNNNDVPITLMEHIKLLEEVGFKEIDVLWKYYSNAVYGGTKK from the coding sequence ATGGCAGACTTAAAACAACATTTTAATGAAGTAGCAGAAAATTATGATGCAACAATTGAAAAAAACTTAGTAAATTATAATCAAATGATTGAAGCACTAATCAATGCAATACCTGATAATGAAAGTCCAAGAATTCTTGATCTTGGATGTGGAACAGGTAACATTACAAAAAAAGTATTAGAAAGATTTCCAAATGGAAAAGTTACATGTTTTGACTTATCAGAGAAAATGATAGAAATTGCAAAGGAAAAATTATCAGATTATGATAATATTGAATATGTAATAGGAGACTTTACTATAATTGATATTATTGATAAATACGATGCAATTATATCCTCCCTTGCACTACATCATATACCAAATAATCAAGCAAAAAAAGATATGTATCAACATATCTATGATTCATTATATGAAGGAGGAGTCTTCTACAATGCTGATGTTATAAAAGCAAATAGTGATTATAATATAATTCTTAATGAAAGAATGACCTCTAAATATATGAAAGAAAATGGCTGTACAGATGAAGATATTGAGACATTTAAGAAAAATAGAAACAATAATGATGTACCCATAACCTTAATGGAACATATTAAATTACTTGAAGAAGTTGGATTTAAAGAAATAGATGTATTATGGAAATATTATTCTAATGCAGTGTATGGTGGAACAAAAAAATAA
- a CDS encoding DUF368 domain-containing protein has protein sequence MGVSDIMPGISGGTIALITGIYDRLIGSISNIKLMFLKPLLKGDLNGFKEQLLEEVDFEFFIPLCCGIALAMIIMAGIITFLLNNYGGFTYSFFAGLILASIVILYKQLDAFNIKAILITVIFAILGYIFVGLNPIQAAHSLPILFISGFIAICAMLLPGISGSSLLLLLGQYEYMINALHKFAISDIIVFIVGAGLGFMGMSRVIKYLLEHHKQETVAALIGIMLGSLRVPMTQIVTVPPESLIICLIIGIIGVVLVLAIDSKSHYELI, from the coding sequence ATGGGCGTGTCTGATATTATGCCTGGAATATCTGGAGGTACAATAGCTCTTATAACAGGAATATATGATAGGTTAATTGGATCAATAAGTAATATAAAACTAATGTTTTTAAAACCACTATTAAAAGGAGATTTAAATGGTTTTAAGGAACAATTACTTGAAGAAGTAGATTTTGAATTCTTCATACCCCTATGTTGTGGTATAGCACTAGCTATGATTATAATGGCAGGAATTATCACATTTCTTTTAAATAATTATGGTGGATTTACATACTCCTTCTTTGCTGGATTAATTCTAGCATCCATAGTCATATTATACAAACAATTAGATGCATTTAATATAAAAGCAATTTTAATAACAGTTATCTTTGCAATACTTGGTTATATCTTTGTAGGATTAAATCCAATACAAGCAGCACATTCACTGCCAATCCTTTTTATATCAGGATTTATAGCTATATGTGCAATGTTACTACCTGGAATATCTGGTTCATCACTTCTATTACTACTTGGACAGTATGAATACATGATCAATGCATTACATAAATTTGCAATAAGTGATATTATTGTGTTTATTGTAGGTGCAGGATTAGGATTTATGGGTATGAGTAGAGTAATAAAGTATTTACTTGAACATCATAAACAAGAAACTGTAGCAGCACTAATTGGTATAATGTTAGGATCACTACGTGTACCAATGACTCAAATTGTAACAGTACCACCAGAATCATTAATTATATGTTTAATAATTGGAATAATTGGGGTAGTACTTGTCTTAGCAATAGATTCAAAATCACATTATGAATTAATATAA
- a CDS encoding dCTP deaminase produces MLGEKELLKLFPEYSDTIQPSGIDLRMDKIYRQVGSGSLIDNEKNLPEIEELESVDDIYTLEPKTAYSVTIEGKIEIPTGYTMLYLPRSTLLRSFISVHTAVGDPGFYGTLQFMIVNNGQYPYKIKKGERIAQAVVFPVEGSGKYNGSYQEK; encoded by the coding sequence ATGTTAGGCGAAAAAGAATTATTAAAGTTATTTCCAGAGTATTCAGACACAATACAACCTTCAGGTATTGATTTAAGAATGGATAAAATATATAGACAAGTCGGTTCTGGTTCACTAATTGATAATGAGAAAAATCTACCAGAAATTGAAGAACTGGAATCTGTAGATGATATTTATACTTTAGAACCAAAAACAGCATATAGTGTTACTATAGAAGGTAAAATTGAAATACCTACAGGTTATACAATGTTATATCTTCCAAGATCAACACTTCTTCGTTCTTTTATCAGTGTACATACTGCTGTTGGAGATCCTGGATTTTATGGAACTTTACAATTTATGATTGTTAATAATGGTCAGTATCCCTACAAGATAAAAAAAGGTGAAAGAATAGCTCAAGCAGTTGTATTTCCAGTAGAAGGATCTGGTAAATATAATGGATCTTATCAGGAAAAATAA
- a CDS encoding thiamine pyrophosphate-binding protein — MKKDKNIAQFLIDKLESNGVEYVFGYPGEQVLPIYEALRKSNIKHILMRHEQAAAHAADAYARITGKYGVCLATAGPGAMNLVMGVSAAYKDNVPLIVITGDVSSDVKGEDTFQDMDINAVFKPITLKSYNSNTPEKLENNIEEVFSYNKQGITGPFHINISKDIQIRPMNVDHKVIESRKIKLPLEYDIKDTIKSIEDAKKPLIIVGSGIIYAKAFEQLNTFIDKTEIPLVTTYSARGIIPETNDKNLGLVGTRGTKEANYASEEADLILALGTRLSDRTRSHINTSNIIQVNTKNQQKNAEIFYQNHIKEFLEELNKNKLPKTSKNWIEEILSQKDTTPKKYAQTEKLHPEKAIQTILKQLNENVTITLDAGTTPTYFTIDSKLNKHSQMLFPGGLGPMGYSLPASIGASFARPDDIIFATTSDGSVQMTIEELAVISTYQLPIIIFIINNNVLGIIKQWQEMANTPKYQVDLKNPDFVQIANAYSIEADNITSLKTLETKLEEAIKDRKPHLFNINVEDIPIPLPK; from the coding sequence ATGAAGAAAGATAAAAATATTGCACAGTTTTTAATTGATAAATTAGAATCTAATGGTGTTGAATATGTATTTGGATATCCTGGAGAACAAGTACTTCCAATATATGAAGCACTACGTAAATCCAATATAAAACATATATTGATGAGACATGAACAGGCAGCAGCACATGCAGCTGATGCTTATGCAAGAATTACTGGAAAATATGGTGTATGCTTAGCAACAGCAGGACCTGGAGCAATGAATCTTGTTATGGGTGTATCTGCTGCTTATAAGGATAATGTGCCTTTGATTGTTATAACAGGGGATGTTTCATCAGATGTTAAGGGTGAAGACACATTTCAAGATATGGATATTAATGCAGTTTTTAAACCAATAACTCTTAAATCATATAATTCAAATACACCTGAAAAATTAGAGAATAATATTGAAGAAGTATTTTCATATAATAAACAGGGTATCACTGGTCCATTCCATATTAATATCTCAAAAGATATACAAATTAGGCCAATGAATGTAGACCATAAGGTAATAGAATCAAGAAAAATTAAGTTACCTCTTGAATATGATATTAAAGATACAATAAAATCAATAGAAGATGCTAAAAAACCGTTAATAATTGTAGGTTCTGGAATTATTTATGCAAAGGCATTTGAACAACTAAATACATTCATAGATAAAACAGAGATACCTCTAGTAACAACATACTCTGCAAGGGGAATAATACCAGAAACAAATGATAAAAATTTAGGACTAGTTGGAACACGTGGAACAAAAGAAGCAAACTATGCCTCCGAAGAAGCAGATTTAATACTAGCACTAGGAACAAGACTATCAGATAGAACAAGAAGTCATATAAATACAAGTAACATAATACAAGTAAATACAAAAAATCAACAAAAAAATGCAGAGATATTCTATCAAAATCATATAAAAGAATTCTTAGAAGAATTAAATAAAAATAAATTACCAAAAACAAGTAAAAATTGGATTGAAGAAATATTATCACAAAAAGACACAACACCAAAAAAATATGCACAAACAGAAAAACTACATCCAGAAAAAGCAATACAAACAATACTAAAACAATTAAATGAAAATGTGACAATAACTCTAGATGCTGGAACAACACCAACATACTTTACAATAGATTCAAAACTCAATAAACATTCACAAATGCTATTTCCAGGGGGTCTTGGACCAATGGGATATTCCCTACCTGCAAGTATAGGAGCATCATTTGCAAGACCAGATGATATAATCTTTGCAACAACAAGTGATGGTTCAGTACAAATGACAATAGAAGAATTAGCTGTAATAAGCACATATCAACTACCAATAATAATATTCATTATAAACAACAATGTACTTGGAATAATAAAACAATGGCAAGAAATGGCCAATACTCCTAAATATCAAGTGGATTTAAAAAATCCTGACTTTGTACAAATAGCAAATGCTTATAGTATTGAAGCAGACAATATAACATCACTTAAAACTCTTGAAACAAAGTTAGAAGAAGCTATAAAAGATAGAAAACCACATTTATTCAATATAAATGTTGAAGATATACCAATTCCACTACCAAAATAG